A genome region from Streptomyces sp. S4.7 includes the following:
- a CDS encoding polyprenyl synthetase family protein, translated as MRSRVDRELERFVGAEAEALLALDDALAPLVDVLTAVTARGKRLRSAFCYWGWRAAGQPDSDAMVRAAASMELVHAAAVVHDDIIDDSALRHGLPTAHVALRGAFAAGSRRRTRARSMAMLAGDLLMSWAGQMFTGCGLPAAYLGRARGLWAVLARELIAGEALEILHTVGEADVRRSLKVIRYKTAKYTVEHPLHIGAGLGGADPALSAAFTDYGLPLGEAFQLRDDLIGLFGDPATTGKSNTDDISAARPTALIALTRQAATPAERAELTTLLGRRTLTTPQLRRVRAVVERTGARDRVEDMIGERVEVAVRALDGAGLPDLAHRSLTRLATAATNRPG; from the coding sequence TTGAGGTCCCGCGTCGACCGGGAACTGGAACGGTTCGTGGGCGCCGAGGCCGAGGCGCTGCTCGCGCTCGACGACGCACTGGCGCCGCTCGTGGACGTACTGACGGCGGTGACCGCCCGCGGGAAACGGCTGCGGTCGGCGTTCTGTTACTGGGGCTGGCGCGCCGCGGGGCAGCCGGACAGCGACGCGATGGTGCGGGCGGCGGCGAGCATGGAGCTGGTGCACGCCGCGGCGGTGGTGCACGACGACATCATCGACGACAGCGCTCTGCGGCACGGCCTGCCGACCGCCCATGTCGCCCTGCGCGGGGCGTTCGCGGCCGGATCACGCCGAAGGACGCGGGCGCGGTCGATGGCGATGCTGGCCGGCGACCTGCTGATGTCGTGGGCCGGCCAGATGTTCACCGGCTGCGGGCTGCCCGCGGCGTATCTGGGGCGGGCCCGCGGCCTGTGGGCCGTGCTGGCCCGGGAGCTGATCGCCGGGGAGGCCCTGGAGATCCTGCACACCGTGGGCGAGGCCGATGTGCGGCGATCGCTGAAGGTGATCCGTTACAAGACGGCCAAGTACACCGTCGAGCACCCGCTGCACATCGGTGCCGGGCTCGGCGGCGCCGATCCCGCCCTGAGCGCGGCGTTCACCGACTACGGCCTCCCGCTGGGCGAGGCATTCCAGTTGCGGGACGACCTGATCGGTCTGTTCGGCGACCCCGCGACCACCGGCAAGTCGAACACCGACGACATCTCGGCCGCCCGGCCCACCGCGCTCATCGCCCTCACCCGGCAGGCGGCGACCCCCGCCGAGCGGGCCGAGTTGACGACTCTCCTCGGGCGCCGCACCCTCACCACCCCTCAACTGCGGCGCGTGCGTGCCGTCGTGGAGCGGACCGGGGCACGCGACCGCGTCGAGGACATGATCGGCGAACGGGTCGAGGTCGCCGTCCGCGCGCTGGACGGCGCCGGTCTTCCCGACCTCGCGCACCGCTCGCTGACCCGGCTCGCCACCGCGGCCACCAACAGGCCGGGCTGA
- a CDS encoding oxygenase MpaB family protein, with translation MTCTDFTEQSLDALRSSGDELADATVATLFERGQVGTYNSLMRYVSTAGQPLPDGLPEVAREYLHRTAAPPAWVDWDEMERARLFFIDNNVHISTALSFASMPACFLVPHVAKLLSASHSLNFPSRRMAETGQFTVHLMQPNAFEAGSRFIPAAQKVRLLHASIRYHLGREGRWDVAGLGTPICQEDMIGGQMMFSIQVLDALHRLGIHMSTEGAESYYYAWRVVGAMLGVDQDHVPADLAAARHFSDLYMTRHMGPSEEGVHLTRQLIDLYEEVVPGTLLDPVVSALVRHLIGDTSADWLEVPRTRWDTLVKAVPVLLNVLETVEDRSPLGAWALDRLGHLTTMFELSSLTRGRVMHYAIPEQLRKEYGLSSTVPRTRRWTPPAPVVSAPNGDAADRHA, from the coding sequence GTGACCTGCACCGATTTCACCGAACAGTCCCTCGACGCCCTGCGCAGCTCCGGCGACGAACTGGCGGACGCCACCGTCGCGACCCTCTTCGAACGCGGTCAGGTGGGCACGTACAACTCCCTCATGCGGTACGTCTCCACGGCCGGGCAGCCGCTGCCGGACGGTCTGCCGGAGGTCGCCCGTGAGTATCTGCACCGGACCGCCGCCCCTCCGGCGTGGGTGGACTGGGACGAGATGGAGAGGGCGCGGCTGTTCTTCATCGACAACAACGTGCACATCTCCACCGCGCTGTCCTTCGCCTCCATGCCCGCCTGCTTCCTCGTGCCGCACGTGGCGAAGCTGCTGTCGGCGAGCCATTCGCTCAACTTTCCGTCCAGGCGGATGGCGGAGACCGGGCAGTTCACCGTCCATCTGATGCAGCCGAACGCCTTCGAGGCGGGCAGCCGGTTCATCCCCGCCGCCCAGAAGGTCCGGCTGCTGCACGCGTCGATCCGCTATCACCTCGGGCGGGAGGGGCGCTGGGACGTGGCGGGCCTGGGGACGCCGATCTGCCAGGAGGACATGATCGGCGGGCAGATGATGTTCTCCATCCAGGTCCTGGACGCCCTGCACCGACTCGGCATCCATATGAGTACGGAGGGCGCGGAGTCCTACTACTACGCCTGGCGTGTGGTGGGCGCCATGCTCGGCGTCGACCAGGACCACGTGCCGGCCGACCTGGCCGCGGCGCGCCACTTCTCGGACCTGTACATGACGCGCCACATGGGCCCGAGCGAGGAGGGTGTCCATCTCACCCGCCAACTGATCGACCTGTACGAGGAGGTGGTGCCCGGCACCCTCCTCGACCCCGTCGTCTCCGCTCTCGTTCGCCATCTGATCGGTGACACCTCCGCCGACTGGCTCGAAGTGCCCCGTACCCGGTGGGACACGCTCGTCAAGGCGGTCCCGGTGCTCCTGAACGTGCTGGAGACCGTCGAGGACCGCTCCCCCCTCGGAGCCTGGGCCCTGGACCGCCTCGGCCACCTCACCACCATGTTCGAGCTCTCCTCCCTCACCCGCGGCCGGGTCATGCACTACGCGATCCCGGAGCAGCTGAGGAAGGAGTACGGCCTCTCCTCCACCGTCCCGCGCACCCGCCGCTGGACTCCCCCGGCTCCCGTGGTCTCCGCGCCGAACGGTGACGCGGCGGACAGGCACGCGTAG
- a CDS encoding Rieske (2Fe-2S) protein: MTGTQDTAPTTAGRTVPRRTVVAAAGAVGLSAALVACGSDDSSDSVGQAPADDGANGGGGQGAVLARTADIPEGGGKVFEAEGVVVTQPSAGQFKAFSSECTHSGCAVGSISNGTITCPCHGSQFDASDGSVKKGPATKPLGAASITVEGDEIKLA; the protein is encoded by the coding sequence ATGACGGGAACGCAGGACACCGCACCGACGACCGCGGGCCGGACAGTGCCGCGCCGCACGGTCGTGGCGGCGGCGGGCGCGGTCGGCCTGAGCGCGGCACTCGTCGCCTGCGGATCGGACGACTCATCGGACTCCGTCGGGCAGGCTCCGGCGGACGACGGCGCGAACGGTGGCGGCGGGCAGGGCGCGGTGCTCGCCAGGACCGCCGACATCCCGGAGGGCGGCGGCAAGGTCTTCGAGGCCGAGGGAGTGGTCGTCACCCAGCCGTCGGCCGGTCAGTTCAAGGCCTTCTCCTCCGAATGCACCCACTCGGGGTGCGCCGTCGGAAGCATCTCGAACGGCACCATCACCTGTCCCTGCCACGGCAGCCAGTTCGACGCGTCGGACGGCAGCGTGAAGAAGGGTCCCGCCACCAAGCCGCTGGGAGCCGCGTCGATCACCGTCGAGGGCGACGAGATCAAACTCGCCTGA
- a CDS encoding LysR family transcriptional regulator yields MLNLERLRILDALARHGSVSGAADGLHVTTSAVSQQMAKLEREVGQQLLTKHGRGVRLTDAGRLLADHAARIISQVELAQSDIEARRGQVVGEVRLSAFPTAARGLFPVALASLRKAHPDLRVRSLELEPDGAIRQVLRGDLDLAVVLDWNNKRLPVPGGLATASLLEDAADVAMPADHPLAERRDVDLEEFAHDSWVSWPTGEFCHEWLVFTLRSKGIEPRIEHMAGEQHTQLELVGGGLGVCVAPRMGRGRLPEGVVAVPVRQKMFRHVDAVWRADADRRPSIRAAVEALEEAAGAVKAADAA; encoded by the coding sequence ATGTTGAATCTGGAGAGACTGCGGATCCTCGACGCGCTCGCCCGGCACGGCTCCGTGAGCGGAGCGGCCGACGGACTCCATGTCACCACGTCGGCCGTCTCGCAGCAGATGGCCAAGCTGGAGCGGGAGGTCGGCCAGCAGCTGCTCACCAAGCACGGGCGTGGCGTCCGGCTCACCGACGCGGGTCGCCTCCTCGCCGACCACGCCGCGCGGATCATCTCCCAGGTGGAACTCGCCCAGTCGGACATCGAGGCGCGGCGCGGCCAGGTGGTCGGTGAGGTGCGGCTGTCGGCGTTCCCCACGGCGGCCCGCGGTCTGTTCCCCGTCGCGCTCGCCTCGCTGCGCAAGGCGCATCCCGATCTGCGGGTGCGCTCGCTGGAGTTGGAGCCCGACGGCGCCATCCGCCAGGTCCTGCGGGGCGACCTCGACCTCGCCGTCGTACTGGACTGGAACAACAAACGGCTGCCGGTGCCCGGCGGGCTGGCGACGGCGTCCCTGCTGGAGGACGCGGCCGATGTGGCGATGCCGGCCGATCACCCGCTCGCGGAGCGGCGTGATGTGGATCTGGAGGAGTTCGCCCACGACTCGTGGGTGTCCTGGCCGACGGGCGAGTTCTGCCACGAGTGGCTGGTGTTCACGCTGCGTTCGAAGGGGATCGAGCCGCGGATCGAGCACATGGCCGGCGAGCAGCACACCCAACTGGAGCTGGTCGGCGGCGGGTTGGGGGTCTGCGTCGCGCCCCGGATGGGACGCGGGCGACTGCCCGAGGGCGTGGTGGCCGTGCCCGTACGGCAGAAGATGTTCCGGCACGTGGACGCGGTGTGGCGCGCCGACGCCGACCGCCGCCCGTCGATCAGGGCGGCGGTCGAGGCGCTGGAGGAGGCGGCGGGAGCGGTGAAGGCGGCGGACGCGGCCTAG
- a CDS encoding DMT family transporter: MTTATPRRTGLSGSPSTTPPKPPAGAPATTADGPDPAASRRPAIDWRIRFGVLSLIWGFSFLLIKVGTHGYAPFQVTFGRLFFGTAVLAVAIAVRRERLPRGIRTWGHLTVAAFILNAVPFSLFSYAELTIPSTLAGICNATSPLWGMLLSLVALSEDRPTRRRVGGLGLGFIGVLTVLGAWQGFSGLDFSGTAMALLASLSYAVGWVYVRRTLAGNGSSHLSLTGAQLFMATVQLAVITPLFTDLPTSFPVVPLLAVITLGSLGTGLALLIQYGLVAEVGPTTGQMVTYFVPVIATAAGVAVLSEPLHWNTPVGAVIVLVGAALTQSRSGGSAAARKSAPPAEPKPTPGPAPTTARADQP, from the coding sequence ATGACCACAGCGACCCCGCGCCGCACCGGACTCTCCGGATCCCCCTCGACCACCCCGCCCAAGCCGCCGGCCGGCGCCCCGGCGACGACCGCCGACGGGCCCGACCCCGCCGCGAGCCGCCGCCCCGCGATCGACTGGCGCATCCGGTTCGGCGTGCTCTCGCTGATCTGGGGCTTCAGCTTCCTGCTCATCAAGGTCGGCACCCATGGCTACGCGCCGTTCCAGGTGACCTTCGGCAGGCTGTTCTTCGGTACGGCGGTCCTCGCGGTCGCGATAGCGGTACGGCGCGAGCGGCTGCCCCGCGGCATCCGCACCTGGGGTCATCTCACGGTGGCCGCGTTCATCCTCAACGCCGTGCCGTTCTCGCTCTTCTCCTACGCCGAGCTGACGATCCCGTCGACCCTCGCGGGCATCTGCAACGCCACGTCACCGCTGTGGGGCATGCTGCTGTCGCTCGTCGCGCTCTCCGAGGATCGCCCCACCCGGCGCCGCGTCGGCGGTCTGGGCCTCGGCTTCATCGGTGTCCTGACGGTGCTGGGCGCCTGGCAGGGTTTCTCGGGGCTGGACTTCAGCGGTACGGCCATGGCCCTGCTGGCCTCGCTGAGCTACGCCGTCGGCTGGGTGTACGTGCGCCGCACCCTGGCGGGCAACGGCAGCTCACATCTCTCGCTCACCGGAGCCCAGTTGTTCATGGCGACGGTTCAACTGGCCGTGATCACCCCGCTGTTCACCGATCTGCCGACCTCCTTCCCGGTGGTGCCGCTGCTCGCGGTGATCACGCTCGGCAGCCTGGGAACGGGCCTGGCCCTGCTGATCCAGTACGGCCTCGTCGCCGAAGTGGGCCCGACGACCGGGCAGATGGTCACGTACTTCGTCCCCGTCATCGCGACGGCCGCCGGTGTGGCGGTCCTCAGCGAGCCGCTGCACTGGAACACCCCGGTCGGCGCGGTCATCGTGCTCGTCGGTGCCGCGCTCACGCAGAGCAGGAGCGGCGGCTCGGCGGCGGCGCGGAAGTCCGCACCGCCGGCCGAACCGAAGCCGACGCCGGGGCCCGCGCCCACGACGGCCCGGGCCGATCAGCCGTAG
- a CDS encoding aminotransferase class I/II-fold pyridoxal phosphate-dependent enzyme gives MLGEYRIEGRRAAEISASVERGIGAGQLAPGRLLPPLRELALELGVNPNTVAAAYRTLRDRGVIETAGRRGSRVRARPSSTARGSIRVEAPEGVREVSDGNPDPALLPPLHDALAAAARRHAERPGRYGDAAVLPELARLARAGLDEDGVPDGPVAVTSGSLDAIERVLAAHLRPGDTVAVEDPGWGALLDLVPALGLRPVPMALDDDGPLPGELEGALRAGARAVVVTDRAQNPTGAVVGAARARELRTVLAAHAHVLLIEDDHGHRIVDEPLHPLAGVTDSWALVRSTAKAYGPDLRLAVLTGDAVTVDRVTGRQRLGPGWVSRLLQQAVVELWTAGAVDTPAVARAYGERRDALVRALAGRGIEAYGRSGMNVWVPVAEETSAVARLLHAGWAVAPGARFRMATAPAVRLTVSSMTGEDIESVADAVAGAAGAAPARSYG, from the coding sequence GTGCTAGGAGAGTATCGGATCGAAGGGCGGCGTGCCGCCGAGATTTCGGCGAGCGTGGAGCGGGGCATCGGCGCCGGACAGCTGGCGCCCGGCCGACTGCTGCCCCCCTTGCGGGAGTTGGCCCTGGAGCTGGGGGTCAACCCGAACACGGTGGCCGCCGCGTACCGCACCCTGCGCGACCGGGGCGTCATCGAGACGGCGGGCCGCAGGGGCAGCCGGGTGCGTGCCCGGCCGTCGAGTACGGCGCGCGGCTCGATCCGGGTCGAAGCGCCCGAGGGCGTACGGGAGGTGTCGGACGGCAATCCGGATCCCGCCCTGCTGCCACCGCTGCATGACGCGCTCGCCGCAGCCGCGCGGCGCCACGCGGAGCGGCCGGGGCGGTACGGGGACGCCGCCGTCCTGCCGGAACTCGCCCGGCTCGCCCGCGCCGGGCTGGACGAGGACGGCGTGCCCGACGGCCCGGTCGCCGTCACCTCGGGCTCGCTGGACGCGATCGAGCGGGTCCTGGCCGCGCACCTTCGGCCGGGCGACACCGTCGCCGTCGAGGATCCGGGCTGGGGCGCCTTGCTCGATCTGGTGCCCGCGCTGGGGCTGCGCCCCGTGCCGATGGCGCTGGACGACGACGGGCCGCTGCCGGGGGAGTTGGAAGGCGCGCTGCGGGCCGGGGCGCGGGCCGTCGTCGTCACCGACCGGGCGCAGAATCCGACAGGGGCGGTGGTGGGCGCGGCCCGCGCCCGGGAGCTGCGTACGGTGCTGGCGGCCCACGCCCACGTACTGCTCATCGAGGACGACCACGGTCACCGCATCGTCGACGAGCCGCTCCACCCGCTGGCCGGGGTCACGGACAGCTGGGCGCTCGTGCGGTCCACGGCCAAGGCCTACGGCCCCGATCTGCGGCTCGCCGTGCTGACCGGGGACGCCGTGACCGTCGACCGGGTGACGGGCCGTCAGCGGCTGGGGCCGGGCTGGGTGAGCAGACTGCTGCAACAGGCGGTCGTCGAACTGTGGACGGCGGGTGCGGTCGACACCCCCGCGGTCGCGCGCGCGTACGGCGAGCGGCGCGACGCGCTGGTACGGGCCCTGGCCGGGCGGGGGATCGAGGCGTACGGGCGCAGCGGGATGAACGTATGGGTGCCGGTGGCCGAGGAGACGAGTGCGGTGGCGCGGCTGCTGCACGCGGGCTGGGCGGTGGCGCCCGGGGCGCGCTTCCGGATGGCGACGGCGCCCGCCGTGCGGCTGACGGTCTCGTCCATGACGGGGGAGGACATCGAATCGGTCGCGGACGCGGTCGCCGGCGCGGCGGGGGCCGCGCCGGCGCGGAGCTACGGCTGA
- a CDS encoding pyridoxamine 5'-phosphate oxidase family protein produces the protein MPEPTSSAAYRPTDRTVPTRSANRASYDRDLVHGILDETYLCHLGFVRDGAPVVLPTLYARVGERLYVHGSSGSRPLRMAGDAADPGLAVCLTVTHVDALVLARSAFHHSINYRSVVVHGTAYQVTDLDERRTALDAVVDHVVPGRSYDSRPGNAKELAATAVLRLDLDEVSAKVRTGGPNDEPEDLSLPHWTGVVPVVRGYGTPVPADDLDPAVGLPGYLSAL, from the coding sequence ATGCCGGAGCCCACCTCCTCCGCCGCCTACCGCCCCACCGACCGCACCGTCCCCACGCGCTCCGCCAACCGCGCCTCGTACGACCGTGACCTGGTGCACGGGATACTGGACGAGACCTATCTCTGCCATCTCGGATTCGTCCGCGACGGCGCGCCCGTGGTCCTGCCCACCCTCTACGCCAGGGTCGGCGAGCGGCTGTACGTCCACGGGTCGAGCGGCTCCCGGCCGCTGCGGATGGCGGGCGACGCCGCCGACCCCGGGCTGGCGGTCTGTCTGACGGTCACCCATGTCGACGCTCTGGTGCTCGCGCGGTCGGCCTTCCACCACTCGATCAACTACCGCTCCGTCGTGGTGCACGGCACCGCGTACCAGGTGACCGACCTCGACGAGCGGCGCACCGCGCTGGACGCCGTGGTCGACCACGTGGTGCCGGGCCGCTCCTACGACTCGCGGCCCGGCAACGCGAAGGAGCTGGCGGCGACCGCCGTGCTGCGCCTCGATCTCGACGAGGTGTCCGCCAAGGTCCGCACGGGCGGCCCGAACGACGAGCCGGAGGACCTGTCGCTCCCTCACTGGACCGGTGTGGTGCCCGTCGTACGGGGATACGGCACACCGGTCCCGGCCGACGACCTGGACCCGGCCGTCGGCCTGCCCGGCTACCTCTCGGCGCTCTGA
- a CDS encoding EamA family transporter: MSISAPSGLSVGRSLFYLVVAGVAWGTAGAAASLVYRISDIGPLSLSFWRCVGGLVLLLGALALRRRRATAALQAGTTAEPRRRRLIRVVVTGVGLAVFQSAYFAAVEETGLAVGTVVTLGAGPVLIALGARLTMGERLGGSGLIAVVGALAGLAVLVLGGDGATVRPAGIAYAVLAAAGYAAITLLTRRLGRDGGTADSLSTTAWAFAVAGLCVLPLAAGEGLLPHTAEPAQVLWLLLYVAAVPTALAYALYFAGAAVVRSATVSVIMLLEPVSAAVIAVALLGEQLTVATVAGTLLLLAAVVGLATAEARLASDRRKAAVLV, encoded by the coding sequence GTGTCGATTTCCGCCCCGTCCGGCCTGTCGGTCGGCCGCAGTCTGTTCTATCTCGTCGTCGCCGGTGTCGCCTGGGGGACCGCCGGGGCCGCCGCCTCGCTGGTCTACCGCATCAGCGACATCGGTCCGCTCTCCCTCTCCTTCTGGCGCTGCGTCGGGGGCCTCGTGCTGCTGCTGGGCGCGCTCGCACTGCGCCGCAGGCGCGCGACGGCGGCCCTTCAAGCCGGGACAACGGCCGAGCCGCGCCGCCGCCGGCTGATCCGCGTCGTTGTTACGGGCGTGGGCCTCGCGGTCTTCCAGAGCGCGTACTTCGCGGCGGTCGAGGAGACCGGCCTCGCCGTCGGCACCGTGGTCACCCTCGGAGCCGGCCCCGTGCTCATCGCGCTCGGCGCGCGGCTGACCATGGGCGAACGGCTCGGCGGCAGCGGCCTGATCGCCGTCGTCGGCGCCCTCGCCGGCCTCGCCGTCCTGGTGCTCGGCGGTGACGGGGCGACGGTACGTCCCGCGGGCATCGCGTACGCGGTGCTGGCGGCGGCCGGATACGCCGCCATCACCCTGCTCACTCGTCGGCTCGGCCGCGACGGCGGTACGGCCGACTCCCTCTCCACCACCGCCTGGGCCTTCGCGGTGGCGGGTCTGTGCGTGCTGCCGCTCGCGGCCGGCGAAGGACTGCTGCCCCACACGGCCGAACCGGCCCAGGTGCTCTGGCTGTTGCTGTACGTCGCCGCCGTGCCGACGGCGCTCGCGTACGCCCTGTACTTCGCGGGCGCGGCGGTCGTACGGTCCGCGACCGTCTCCGTGATCATGCTGCTGGAGCCGGTGAGCGCGGCGGTCATCGCGGTCGCTCTGCTGGGCGAACAGCTCACCGTCGCCACCGTGGCAGGAACGCTGTTGCTGCTCGCCGCCGTGGTGGGTCTCGCCACGGCCGAGGCGCGCCTCGCCTCCGACCGGCGCAAGGCGGCCGTCCTCGTGTGA
- a CDS encoding EamA family transporter: MHASQGRSVGLGLALLSAFAFGGSGVAAKPLIEAGLDPLHVVWLRVAGAALVMLPLAWRHRDLVRRRPALLAGFGLFAVAGVQAFYFASLSRIPVGVALLVEYLAPALVLLWVRFVRRRPVTRAAAVGVVLAVGGLACVVEVWSGLSFDAIGLLLALAAACCQVGYFLLSDQGGDPVDPADAVDPLGVIAYGLLIGTLVLTVVARPWGMDWSLLAGRADMGGSEVAAPLLLGWIVLIATVLAYATGVVSVRRLSPQVAGVVACLEAVIATVLAWVLLREHLSAPQILGGLVVLVGAFIAQTSTPTARAGGVGDTELLSGEAKPFEHSGDGDDGSATVAEGDGLSAGRTAT, encoded by the coding sequence ATGCACGCGTCTCAGGGGAGAAGCGTCGGCCTGGGACTCGCTCTCTTGTCGGCCTTCGCATTCGGCGGTTCAGGTGTCGCGGCCAAGCCGCTGATCGAAGCGGGGCTCGATCCGCTGCACGTGGTCTGGCTCCGCGTCGCCGGAGCCGCGCTGGTGATGCTGCCCCTCGCCTGGCGCCACCGTGACCTCGTCCGCCGCAGGCCCGCGCTGCTGGCGGGCTTCGGGCTGTTCGCCGTGGCGGGCGTGCAGGCCTTCTACTTCGCCTCGCTCTCCCGTATCCCCGTCGGCGTCGCCCTGCTCGTCGAATATCTGGCGCCGGCGCTGGTCCTGCTCTGGGTGCGCTTCGTCCGGCGCAGGCCCGTCACCCGCGCCGCGGCCGTCGGTGTCGTTCTGGCTGTCGGCGGGCTCGCTTGTGTCGTCGAGGTGTGGTCCGGACTCTCCTTCGACGCGATCGGCCTGCTGCTCGCGCTCGCCGCGGCCTGCTGCCAGGTCGGCTACTTCCTCCTCTCCGACCAGGGCGGCGACCCCGTGGACCCGGCCGACGCGGTCGACCCGCTGGGCGTCATCGCGTACGGGCTGCTCATCGGCACGCTCGTACTCACCGTCGTCGCCCGGCCCTGGGGCATGGACTGGTCGCTGCTGGCCGGCCGCGCCGACATGGGAGGGTCCGAGGTCGCCGCGCCGCTGCTGCTCGGGTGGATCGTGCTCATCGCGACCGTGCTCGCGTACGCCACGGGCGTCGTCAGCGTCCGCAGACTCTCGCCGCAGGTCGCGGGTGTCGTCGCCTGTCTGGAAGCGGTCATCGCGACCGTGCTGGCCTGGGTCCTGCTCCGCGAGCACCTGTCGGCGCCGCAGATCCTGGGCGGTCTCGTGGTGCTCGTGGGCGCGTTCATCGCCCAGACGTCGACGCCCACGGCGCGGGCCGGGGGAGTGGGCGACACGGAGCTGTTGAGCGGGGAAGCGAAGCCCTTCGAACACAGCGGCGACGGTGACGACGGCTCCGCCACCGTGGCCGAGGGGGACGGGTTGTCCGCCGGACGGACGGCCACGTAG
- a CDS encoding Clp protease N-terminal domain-containing protein, whose product MRADIDAGLSAELAAVVSGARRRAHRDGDRQIDTAHLLHSLLESDPEVRGAFDGGPQVARVFGYLVQRSIGYGLRWQGTVEDSGSVPVVATPAVPGWSPSAVTVMEGTVERARRRGEPRAGGLDLLDALASDRSCRAVNVLERAGVDARALTGRIADASHGV is encoded by the coding sequence ATCCGCGCTGACATCGACGCCGGACTCTCCGCCGAGCTCGCCGCCGTCGTGTCGGGAGCGCGCAGGAGGGCGCACCGGGACGGCGACCGGCAGATAGACACCGCCCATCTGCTCCACTCGCTGCTGGAGTCGGACCCCGAGGTGCGCGGGGCGTTCGACGGCGGTCCGCAGGTCGCCCGTGTCTTCGGCTATCTCGTCCAGCGGAGCATCGGCTACGGGCTGCGCTGGCAGGGGACGGTGGAGGACTCGGGCTCGGTCCCCGTCGTGGCGACGCCCGCGGTCCCCGGCTGGTCGCCTTCGGCCGTCACCGTCATGGAGGGCACCGTCGAACGGGCCCGGCGGCGAGGCGAGCCCAGGGCCGGTGGTCTCGATCTGCTCGACGCGCTCGCGTCCGACCGGTCCTGCCGCGCGGTGAACGTGCTCGAACGGGCCGGAGTGGACGCGCGGGCGCTGACCGGCCGTATCGCGGATGCCTCTCACGGAGTGTGA
- a CDS encoding PadR family transcriptional regulator: protein MRSHGHEQDHGHGQCGPGHRGRGDFDGRRGAFGPFGPNFGPPFGGGGRGRGGGRGRARRGDVRASILALLKDRPMHGYEMIQEIGERSSGAWRPSPGSVYPTLQLLEDEGLITSRSEGGKNLFTLTEAGRAEAESGPDAPWEEAGRGVDWETMNEIRQAGFGLMEAFGQVWKTGSADQRTKALAVINDARKRLYLILADED, encoded by the coding sequence ATGCGTTCACATGGACACGAGCAAGATCACGGACATGGGCAGTGCGGGCCCGGCCATCGGGGTCGGGGCGACTTCGATGGGCGGCGCGGAGCCTTCGGCCCGTTCGGGCCGAACTTCGGACCCCCCTTCGGGGGTGGCGGACGAGGCCGTGGCGGAGGCAGGGGCAGGGCGCGGCGCGGCGATGTGCGCGCGTCGATCCTGGCGCTGCTGAAGGACCGGCCGATGCACGGCTACGAGATGATCCAGGAGATCGGCGAGCGCAGCTCGGGCGCCTGGCGCCCGAGCCCCGGTTCGGTCTACCCGACCCTCCAGCTCCTGGAGGACGAGGGGCTCATCACCAGCCGCAGCGAGGGCGGAAAGAATCTCTTCACACTGACCGAGGCCGGTCGCGCCGAGGCCGAATCGGGGCCCGACGCCCCGTGGGAAGAGGCCGGGCGCGGGGTCGACTGGGAGACGATGAACGAGATCCGGCAGGCCGGCTTCGGCCTGATGGAGGCGTTCGGGCAGGTCTGGAAGACCGGCTCCGCCGACCAGCGCACCAAGGCTCTCGCCGTCATCAACGACGCCCGCAAGAGGCTCTATCTGATCCTCGCCGACGAGGACTGA